A region of the Streptomyces sp. NBC_00442 genome:
CGCACCCTTGGCGACGTCGTGCGCGCCCTTGTTGAGCTTGTTGACGTCGGCGACCTGCTTGTCCAGGTCGCTGGAGAGGTGCGGCGCCTTCGCGGCCAGGCTCCGGGCCTTGGTCTGGAGGTCTTCGAGGCTCTTGTCGAGCTTCTTGAAGTCACCCCCCTGGTCCTTGACGAGGTTGTTGACGTCCGCGGTAAGGGTCGCGCCAGTGGCCATCGCCTTCTTGGCCTCCTTCAGCTTCGGACAGACCTGGCCCTCGGTGGACGTGTCCACACAGAGCTGCTGGTAGAGCGTGTCGAGGTCCTGGGAAGCCTTGCGGGTGCCGGCCGCGGCGGCGGGCGCGAGGTCGATGATGTGCGTGAGCTGGTCGCGTACCGGCTGGATGGAGTCCGCGAGCAGCTTCGCCGCGTCCCCCACGGTCTTGCCGTTGTCCTTGAGGTACGGACGCACCTGTCCGGCCACCCCGTTGACCTGGTCCGCGAGTTGCTGGGTGCCGTCGGCCACCTGCTGGGCGCCGCCGGCCAGGGTGCCCGCGCCGGTGTCGAGCTTGGAGATCCCGCCGGCCAGCTTGCCGCTGCCGTCCTTGGCGTCCTTGAGCCCGTCGGCCAGTTGCTTGGAGCCGTCCTTGGCCTTGCCGAGGCCGTCCTTGAGGTCGCCCGCCCCCTTGGCGGCCTTCTCGGTCTGGTCGTGGAGGTCGCCGAACGAGATGAAGATCTTGTCGAGGAAGGAGCGTGACGCCTTGCTGGAGGCGGCGGCGCGCACCTCGGAGAAGACCGAGCGGGAGATCGAGCCGACGATGTAGTTGTTGGCGTCGTTGGTGCGCACCTGGAGAGCGCCCGTCTCGGGGGAGTTCCCGGAGCTGGACGCGATCCTCTCGCTGAAGTCGGCGGGCATGGTCAGGGACAGGTAGTACGTGCCCTTCTCCAGGCCTTCGCGCGCCTCGGTGTCGCTGACCTCGTGCCATGCGAAGGTCTTGCTGTCCCGCAGCTTCGCGCTGAGGTCGTCACCGGCGTGGAGTTTCTGCCCGGCGGCCTCGGCGCCCTTGTCGTCGTTGACCAGCGCCACCGGGATCCGGTCGAGCCGGCCGTAGGGGTCCCAGAACGAGCACAGGTACAGCGCGCCGTACAGCAGCGGCAGCAGGAGCAGCGCGACCAGGGCGGCCCGTGGCATCCGCCCCCTGCCGAACCGCTTCAGCTCAAGCGCTGCCAGTCGTGGCGAACGCATCGGCCGCCCCCTCCTCGCTCGTGGCCCCGCCGTCGGCGCCGGTGTGTGTCGTCACGGTGGTGTCGGCCTCGTCGGGCGCTTCGCTGCACACGGCGAGCACGGTCGTGCCGCCGTCGGCCACGCGGCGCAGCAGCGCCCAGGCGGCGGCGCGTTCGGCGTCCGACAGCTTCATGTCGGTGTCGTCCACCGCCAGGAGCCGCGGCCGCTGGATCATCGCGAGGGCCACCGTGAGCCGCAGCGCCTCCAGGCGCTCCAGATCCCGTACGGAGGTGCGGTCCCGCTTGGGCAGGGAGGCGAGATCGAACCCTGCCGCGGCGAGCGCCTCGTCGATCAGGGCGCGGGACTCGGCCCTGCGCCGCGCGGGGGAGCGCACCAGTGCGCGGAGGGAGCCGTCGTAGCGGCGGGTGAGCATCACGCGCTCACGCAGGTGCTCGGCGACGGTGAGGGCGGGGTCGAGTTCGCTGACCCCGGGCACCTGGCCGAGCGCGCTGATCCGTCGCACGGCGGCCATCTTGCGGGGCAGCTGGTGCTCGCCCACCCGCGCCCGGCCCTCGGCGGGCTTCATGCGGCCGGTGAGGGCGAGCAGCAGGCAGGTCCGGCCGGATCCGGAGGGGCCCGTGACCGCGACGAGCGAGCCGGGGGCCGCGTCGACGCCGATGCCCCGGAAGGCCCAGCCGCGCGGCCCCTTGAGTCCGAAGCCCTCGGCGCGGATCGCCGCGCCGGTCGCTCCGGCGCCGGTCGCCGTGCCGGTCACTTTCGAGTGCGGGCTGTCCACATTCCCCCCTGCTCTCGCGTCCCCCGGACCGGATCGCCGGCCCATTTTTAAACTGACTGGTCAGTGCAAAAGATAGCCGTACCTGCTACCTCAGGCAAAGCAGCAGGTCAGAGGGCGGATTCGGGGTAATTGTCAGTGGTGCCCCTCACGATGGGCACATACGGCCACAGTGCCGTCACAGACGACAGGAGGTTCGTCATGGCCAGCTCCCACGCAGCAGCTGTACCCCGGCGCCGCGCAAGCAGCCCTGTCCCCTCACTGAACGGTGCCGCGAACGACGTCCACCCCGTCCTGCGCCGGGCCGGCGCACCGCCCGCGGCTCTCGATCTGCTCGCCCAGGCGCGCGGGGGCCTCGACGAGGCGGCAGCCCTCGACGCCCCCAACGAGCGGTACGCCACGGCCCATCTGGCCGCCCTGCGCACCGCGGCCGCCGTCCTCGCCGCCCGCGGCCGCCCCGAGACCAGCCCGCGCCGGCGGCAGCGAATCCGCAGTGCCTGGGAGGTGTTGCCGGAGATAGCGCCCGAACTGACGGAGTGGAGCGCCCTGTTCGCCTCGGGGGCGGACCGGCGTGCCCGCGCCGAAGCCGGCATCCGGGGCGCGGCCACCCGGCGGGACGCGGACGATCTGCTCCGCGACGCGGCGATGTTCCTGCGCCTGGTCGAGCGCCTGCTCGTCCTCCAGCCGGTGCTGCCCCAGCCGAGGCCCGGCGAACCGGAGGGGTCGGCGGAGCAAGGGGCGAGGGAACGGGGGGCGGGGGAACAGGGGTCGGGCTGAGGCGTGCCGACCGGGTTCGTCGTGGGTCCGTCCAGGGGCCGCAGAGGGGTCTGTCGCGGGAGCGTTCGGGGTCCCGTCCAGGGGGCCGGCGCGGGCCGGTCGTGGCGGCTCGCGGTTGATCGGGGACGGACCGGGCACGGACCGGGGAGGCAATAGGGTGGACGGGTCTTCACCCTTCCCACGCCGCGTCCGCGGCGGCACCGCGCCAAGGAGTCAACTGCCGTGTCGGACCCCATGCGCCCCCGCGCCTCCCTTCGTACCGCCGTGGTCTGGGAGGTCCTCAAGGAAGCGCTCGACCGCCGGGTCAAGGCGACCGGGCGCGAGGCCCTCGACGTCCTGGACACCGGTGGCGGCTCCGGCAACTTCGCGGTGCCGCTGGCCGCCCTCGGCCACCGCGTCACCGTCGTCGACCCCAGCCCCAACGCGCTGTTCGCGCTGGAGCGCAGGGCAGCCGAAGCCGGGGTGGCCGAGCGGGTGCAGGGCGTCCAGGGCGATGTGCTCGGCCTCTTCGACGTGGTCGAGCGCGGCGGCTACGACGCGGTGCTGTGCCACGGCGTCCTGGAGTACGTCGAGGACCCGGCGGAGGGCGTACGCAACGCGGTGGACGCGCTGCGCCCCGAAGGCGCGCTCAGCCTGCTCGCCGCGGGGCTCGGCGGCGCGGTGCTCTCGCGCGCCCTCGCCGGACACTTCACCGAGGCCCGGCACGCACTCTCCGACCCGGCCGGCCGCTGGGGCGAGGGCGACCCGGTCCCGCACCGGTTCACCGCGGAGCAGCTCATCGACCTCGTCGGGGCGGCCGGGGCCAGTGCCGGGGCGGTGCACGGCGTGCGGGTCTTCGCGGACCTGGTCCCCGGCGTCCTGGTGGACACCGAGCCCGGAGCCCTCGACGCGCTCCTCAAGCTGGAGGCCGCGGCCGCCGAGCTGCCCGCCTTCCACGCGGTCGCCACCCAGCTGCACGTACTGGGCGAGAAGCGCGGCTGACGTCGTGCCGGCCCTCCGCGGCAGGCTGATCAGCGGCGCTGTGCCGCATGGAGTACGCCCCAGGCCCCCCGATCGGCGGCTTCGCCCCGTATGATCGGGGGACACCGTCCGGCATGACGGATCGACTCTTGGGGAATTGAATCTCCACAGCCGAGCCGCCGTGGCGGCCCGGCTGGTGAATTGGCGTAGAGGGCGGGTTTCACGGGGGCGATTCCCTGCCTATCCTGAAGGGGCCGCATCCGGTCGCCCCCCGCGACCGACGAGTAGGAGGACTCCGTGCCGCTCTCGGAGCACGAGCAGCGCATGCTCGAGCAGATGGAGCGAGCGCTGTACGCCGAAGATCCCAAGTTCGCGACAGCGCTTGAGGGAAGCGGGCTGCGTACGTACACCCGGCGACGGGTCTACCAGGCGGTCGTCGGCTTTCTGGTGGGTATCGCGCTCCTCATGGCAGGAATGGTCGCGCAGCAGATCTGGATCAGTGTGGTGGGGTTCCTCGTCATGCTCGGATGTGCGGTGCTCGCGGTGACCGGCTGGCGCAAGGCGCCGCGGCCCGGTGAACAGGCCCGTGGTGGTTCTGCCGCGCCCCGGCAGGCCCGGCAGCGGCGGTCCGTCATGGACCGGATCGAGCAGCGGTGGCAGCGGCGCCGCGACGAGGGGCGCTAGCCCGCCCCGTTCCGACCTGAACCACAGGGGCGGCCACCATCTCCAGGTGGC
Encoded here:
- a CDS encoding YhgE/Pip domain-containing protein — its product is MRSPRLAALELKRFGRGRMPRAALVALLLLPLLYGALYLCSFWDPYGRLDRIPVALVNDDKGAEAAGQKLHAGDDLSAKLRDSKTFAWHEVSDTEAREGLEKGTYYLSLTMPADFSERIASSSGNSPETGALQVRTNDANNYIVGSISRSVFSEVRAAASSKASRSFLDKIFISFGDLHDQTEKAAKGAGDLKDGLGKAKDGSKQLADGLKDAKDGSGKLAGGISKLDTGAGTLAGGAQQVADGTQQLADQVNGVAGQVRPYLKDNGKTVGDAAKLLADSIQPVRDQLTHIIDLAPAAAAGTRKASQDLDTLYQQLCVDTSTEGQVCPKLKEAKKAMATGATLTADVNNLVKDQGGDFKKLDKSLEDLQTKARSLAAKAPHLSSDLDKQVADVNKLNKGAHDVAKGAAAIHTGLGTAKTGSTDLDTGIGKLKTGAGALDGGIVKLSDGSVQLSNGLHEGVDKIPDYDKQQRDQRTGVMADPVKLASQAMHKAPNYGTGFAPYFIPLSLWVGAMVAYMLIAPLNRRALAAGASAWRIAFAGWLPVAAVGVLQVAALMSVLHFGLGLEMQRTAGTLGYLVLTTCCFAAIVQWLNAKFGAAGRILVLAVLMLQLTSAGGTYPVQTSPAFFGAIHPYLPMSYVVDGLRRLITGGDLGVVWQGCAVLAAFTAGALALTALSARHKQVWSLDRLHPELSL
- a CDS encoding ATP-binding cassette domain-containing protein — translated: MDSPHSKVTGTATGAGATGAAIRAEGFGLKGPRGWAFRGIGVDAAPGSLVAVTGPSGSGRTCLLLALTGRMKPAEGRARVGEHQLPRKMAAVRRISALGQVPGVSELDPALTVAEHLRERVMLTRRYDGSLRALVRSPARRRAESRALIDEALAAAGFDLASLPKRDRTSVRDLERLEALRLTVALAMIQRPRLLAVDDTDMKLSDAERAAAWALLRRVADGGTTVLAVCSEAPDEADTTVTTHTGADGGATSEEGAADAFATTGSA
- a CDS encoding SAV_6107 family HEPN domain-containing protein, coding for MASSHAAAVPRRRASSPVPSLNGAANDVHPVLRRAGAPPAALDLLAQARGGLDEAAALDAPNERYATAHLAALRTAAAVLAARGRPETSPRRRQRIRSAWEVLPEIAPELTEWSALFASGADRRARAEAGIRGAATRRDADDLLRDAAMFLRLVERLLVLQPVLPQPRPGEPEGSAEQGARERGAGEQGSG
- a CDS encoding class I SAM-dependent methyltransferase — encoded protein: MSDPMRPRASLRTAVVWEVLKEALDRRVKATGREALDVLDTGGGSGNFAVPLAALGHRVTVVDPSPNALFALERRAAEAGVAERVQGVQGDVLGLFDVVERGGYDAVLCHGVLEYVEDPAEGVRNAVDALRPEGALSLLAAGLGGAVLSRALAGHFTEARHALSDPAGRWGEGDPVPHRFTAEQLIDLVGAAGASAGAVHGVRVFADLVPGVLVDTEPGALDALLKLEAAAAELPAFHAVATQLHVLGEKRG
- a CDS encoding DUF3040 domain-containing protein; this encodes MPLSEHEQRMLEQMERALYAEDPKFATALEGSGLRTYTRRRVYQAVVGFLVGIALLMAGMVAQQIWISVVGFLVMLGCAVLAVTGWRKAPRPGEQARGGSAAPRQARQRRSVMDRIEQRWQRRRDEGR